A DNA window from Myxocyprinus asiaticus isolate MX2 ecotype Aquarium Trade chromosome 15, UBuf_Myxa_2, whole genome shotgun sequence contains the following coding sequences:
- the LOC127453104 gene encoding ral guanine nucleotide dissociation stimulator-like 2 isoform X1, with the protein MLPRSMKTSGVELPGVGSRDVPLIGYRPLQPGADAPSDQLWKVNENRGADPTQGEPTPMKTTWYCPLDLSSMSELEEDGIIYTVLVKHGPPTCPQSTANRSQNVKAGTEEKLVLHLLHSFSMGDSSFITIFLSTYRTFTSTQRVLDILIDRLENPPGESKSNTRQTFNKSVCTVFSMWLSDYPEDFCSLSDPPCLLRLARLLPTDTPGAEIKGRLLRIAEELSERTLLSGSLSDPIKDVTSPPDPSEFDSTSILGFPSSVIAEQLTRIETELFLKLVPHHCLGSLWSQRDKKGKEGACWSVRATIKQFNRLANAVTASCVWNTGLKSQQRARLLEKWISVAEACRTRKNFSSLYAILSALQSNPIHRLRKTWQDTDREALRRYEELSDIFSEKDNYSQSRELLKEEGTSKFANHDTKNNNRRFTGSCAQGTVPYLGIFLRDLTMLDTAVKDRLENDYINFDKRRREFEVIAQIRLLQSSCKNSIFRTDGTFVQWYHSVPTLREEESYKLSNQIEAMGEPSPGRGLNPTVIVTQCPDALSAVAHTAIDADSIFDFPSPVNHLLSKLCKHVKSPSVSCLDVDSSPPPTNDGTPSVLTTPTTPVKSHRRSISCGNNPTNNKPEAGPDIRIIRIRMDLQDGNLYRSILVTSNDKTPTVISSALEKHNQNAKEASKYELIQLLPDGKELIIPPTGNVFYAMSSASVDFLLKRRGGNTPTGSPSLGNETSATFPRIKAKGRRLVRTLF; encoded by the exons ATGCTCCCCCGTAGTATGAAAACATCTGGTGTAGAGCTGCCTGGTGTGGGTTCGAGAGATGTGCCCCTTATTGGATATCGGCCCCTACAGCCAGGGGCCGACGCCCCTTCTGATCAGCTGTGGAAGGTGAATGAAAACAGGGGGGCGGATCCCACACAG GGGGAGCCAACCCCAATGAAGACCACCTGGTATTGTCCACTAGACCTG TCCTCTATGTCCGAACTGGAGGAAGACGGTATCATCTACACTGTCTTGGTGAAACATGGCCCTCCCACATGCCCGCAG TCCACAGCAAACCGCTCCCAGAACGTCAAAGCAGGGACGGAGGAAAAGCTCGTCCTGCATCTTCTTCACTCCTTCTCCATGGGTGACTCCTCCTTCATTACCATCTTCCTCTCCACCTATCGCACCTTTACTTCCACCCAGAGAGTGCTGGACATCCTGATTGACAG ATTGGAAAATCCTCCTGGAGAGAGTAAAAGTAACACTCGTCAGACGTTCAACAA GTCGGTGTGTACAGTGTTCAGCATGTGGTTGAGTGACTACCCCGAGGATTTCTGCTCTCTGAGCGATCCACCTTGCCTGTTGCGGTTGGCCCGGCTCCTTCCAACAGACACCCCAGGAGCTGAAATCAAAGGCCGCTTGCTGAGGATAGCTGAGGAGCTGAGTGAGAGAACGCTGCTGTCTGGCTCTCTTTCAG ATCCTATCAAAGATGTGACCTCCCCTCCTGATCCCTCTGAGTTTGATTCCACCAGCATCCTCGGATTTCCATCAAGTGTGATCGCAGAACAGCTCACCAGGATTGAGACA GAGCTGTTTCTGAAGTTGGTGCCCCACCACTGTCTGGGCTCTCTTTGGTCTCAAAGAGATAAGAAGGGAAAGGAAGGAGCATGCTGGTCGGTCAGAGCCACTATTAAGCAGTTCAATCGTTTAGCTAACGCCGTCACAGCCTCGTGTGTGTGGAACACGGGTCTAAAGAGCCAACAGAGGGCACGACTGCTGGAGAAATGGATCAGTGTTGCAGAG GCCTGCAGAACAAGGAAGAACTTCTCTTCACTGTATGCGATTCTATCAGCTCTGCAGAGTAACCCCATCCACAGACTCAGAAAGACCTGGCAGGATACAGACAG AGAAGCTTTACGGAGGTATGAAGAACTTTCTGATATCTTTTCTGAGAAAGACAACTACTCCCAGAGCCGCGAGCTACTCAAGGAG GAGGGGACTTCCAAATTTGCAAACCATGACActaaaaataataacagaagatTCACTGGG TCCTGTGCTCAAGGCACTGTGCCATACCTGGGCATCTTCCTCAGAGATCTCACAATGCTGGACACTGCAGTCAAAGACAGACTTGAG AATGACTACATTAACTTTGATAAAAGACGACGG GAGTTTGAGGTTATTGCTCAAATTCGGCTCCTTCAGTCCTCGTGTAAAAACAGCATTTTCAGGACGGACGGGACGTTTGTTCAGTGGTATCACAGCGTACCCACTCTGCGTGAAGAGGAAAG TTACAAGCTGTCCAATCAAATTGAAGCAATGGGTGAGCCGAGTCCTGGGCGTGGCCTGAACCCCACAGTGATCGTCACACAGTGTCCAGA CGCTCTCTCTGCAGTGGCACACACGGCAATAGATGCTGATAGTATATTTGACTTCCCTTCTCCTGTCAATCACCTGCTCTCAAAGCTTTGCAAG CATGTGAAATCCCCCTCCGTTTCATGTCTGGATGTTGATTCGTCGCCACCACCAACCAATGATGGCACACCCTCTGTACTAACCACGCCCACTACACCTGTCAAATCACATCGCCGGTCTATCTCCTGTGGCAACAACCCCACCAATAACAAACCAGAGGCGGGACCTGATATTAGAATCATCAGGATACGGATGGATTTACAAGATGGCAACTTATATCGAAGCATTCTG GTGACTAGTAATGATAAAACACCTACTGTTATCAGTTCTGCATTAGAGAAGCACAACCAGAATGCAAAAGAAGCCTCCAAATATGAGCTGATACAACTGCTGCCGGATGGGAAAG
- the LOC127453104 gene encoding ral guanine nucleotide dissociation stimulator-like 2 isoform X2, which produces MLPRSMKTSGVELPGVGSRDVPLIGYRPLQPGADAPSDQLWKGEPTPMKTTWYCPLDLSSMSELEEDGIIYTVLVKHGPPTCPQSTANRSQNVKAGTEEKLVLHLLHSFSMGDSSFITIFLSTYRTFTSTQRVLDILIDRLENPPGESKSNTRQTFNKSVCTVFSMWLSDYPEDFCSLSDPPCLLRLARLLPTDTPGAEIKGRLLRIAEELSERTLLSGSLSDPIKDVTSPPDPSEFDSTSILGFPSSVIAEQLTRIETELFLKLVPHHCLGSLWSQRDKKGKEGACWSVRATIKQFNRLANAVTASCVWNTGLKSQQRARLLEKWISVAEACRTRKNFSSLYAILSALQSNPIHRLRKTWQDTDREALRRYEELSDIFSEKDNYSQSRELLKEEGTSKFANHDTKNNNRRFTGSCAQGTVPYLGIFLRDLTMLDTAVKDRLENDYINFDKRRREFEVIAQIRLLQSSCKNSIFRTDGTFVQWYHSVPTLREEESYKLSNQIEAMGEPSPGRGLNPTVIVTQCPDALSAVAHTAIDADSIFDFPSPVNHLLSKLCKHVKSPSVSCLDVDSSPPPTNDGTPSVLTTPTTPVKSHRRSISCGNNPTNNKPEAGPDIRIIRIRMDLQDGNLYRSILVTSNDKTPTVISSALEKHNQNAKEASKYELIQLLPDGKELIIPPTGNVFYAMSSASVDFLLKRRGGNTPTGSPSLGNETSATFPRIKAKGRRLVRTLF; this is translated from the exons ATGCTCCCCCGTAGTATGAAAACATCTGGTGTAGAGCTGCCTGGTGTGGGTTCGAGAGATGTGCCCCTTATTGGATATCGGCCCCTACAGCCAGGGGCCGACGCCCCTTCTGATCAGCTGTGGAAG GGGGAGCCAACCCCAATGAAGACCACCTGGTATTGTCCACTAGACCTG TCCTCTATGTCCGAACTGGAGGAAGACGGTATCATCTACACTGTCTTGGTGAAACATGGCCCTCCCACATGCCCGCAG TCCACAGCAAACCGCTCCCAGAACGTCAAAGCAGGGACGGAGGAAAAGCTCGTCCTGCATCTTCTTCACTCCTTCTCCATGGGTGACTCCTCCTTCATTACCATCTTCCTCTCCACCTATCGCACCTTTACTTCCACCCAGAGAGTGCTGGACATCCTGATTGACAG ATTGGAAAATCCTCCTGGAGAGAGTAAAAGTAACACTCGTCAGACGTTCAACAA GTCGGTGTGTACAGTGTTCAGCATGTGGTTGAGTGACTACCCCGAGGATTTCTGCTCTCTGAGCGATCCACCTTGCCTGTTGCGGTTGGCCCGGCTCCTTCCAACAGACACCCCAGGAGCTGAAATCAAAGGCCGCTTGCTGAGGATAGCTGAGGAGCTGAGTGAGAGAACGCTGCTGTCTGGCTCTCTTTCAG ATCCTATCAAAGATGTGACCTCCCCTCCTGATCCCTCTGAGTTTGATTCCACCAGCATCCTCGGATTTCCATCAAGTGTGATCGCAGAACAGCTCACCAGGATTGAGACA GAGCTGTTTCTGAAGTTGGTGCCCCACCACTGTCTGGGCTCTCTTTGGTCTCAAAGAGATAAGAAGGGAAAGGAAGGAGCATGCTGGTCGGTCAGAGCCACTATTAAGCAGTTCAATCGTTTAGCTAACGCCGTCACAGCCTCGTGTGTGTGGAACACGGGTCTAAAGAGCCAACAGAGGGCACGACTGCTGGAGAAATGGATCAGTGTTGCAGAG GCCTGCAGAACAAGGAAGAACTTCTCTTCACTGTATGCGATTCTATCAGCTCTGCAGAGTAACCCCATCCACAGACTCAGAAAGACCTGGCAGGATACAGACAG AGAAGCTTTACGGAGGTATGAAGAACTTTCTGATATCTTTTCTGAGAAAGACAACTACTCCCAGAGCCGCGAGCTACTCAAGGAG GAGGGGACTTCCAAATTTGCAAACCATGACActaaaaataataacagaagatTCACTGGG TCCTGTGCTCAAGGCACTGTGCCATACCTGGGCATCTTCCTCAGAGATCTCACAATGCTGGACACTGCAGTCAAAGACAGACTTGAG AATGACTACATTAACTTTGATAAAAGACGACGG GAGTTTGAGGTTATTGCTCAAATTCGGCTCCTTCAGTCCTCGTGTAAAAACAGCATTTTCAGGACGGACGGGACGTTTGTTCAGTGGTATCACAGCGTACCCACTCTGCGTGAAGAGGAAAG TTACAAGCTGTCCAATCAAATTGAAGCAATGGGTGAGCCGAGTCCTGGGCGTGGCCTGAACCCCACAGTGATCGTCACACAGTGTCCAGA CGCTCTCTCTGCAGTGGCACACACGGCAATAGATGCTGATAGTATATTTGACTTCCCTTCTCCTGTCAATCACCTGCTCTCAAAGCTTTGCAAG CATGTGAAATCCCCCTCCGTTTCATGTCTGGATGTTGATTCGTCGCCACCACCAACCAATGATGGCACACCCTCTGTACTAACCACGCCCACTACACCTGTCAAATCACATCGCCGGTCTATCTCCTGTGGCAACAACCCCACCAATAACAAACCAGAGGCGGGACCTGATATTAGAATCATCAGGATACGGATGGATTTACAAGATGGCAACTTATATCGAAGCATTCTG GTGACTAGTAATGATAAAACACCTACTGTTATCAGTTCTGCATTAGAGAAGCACAACCAGAATGCAAAAGAAGCCTCCAAATATGAGCTGATACAACTGCTGCCGGATGGGAAAG
- the LOC127453104 gene encoding ral guanine nucleotide dissociation stimulator-like 1 isoform X4: MLPRSMKTSGVELPGVGSRDVPLIGYRPLQPGADAPSDQLWKVNENRGADPTQGEPTPMKTTWYCPLDLSSMSELEEDGIIYTVLVKHGPPTCPQSTANRSQNVKAGTEEKLVLHLLHSFSMGDSSFITIFLSTYRTFTSTQRVLDILIDRLENPPGESKSNTRQTFNKSVCTVFSMWLSDYPEDFCSLSDPPCLLRLARLLPTDTPGAEIKGRLLRIAEELSERTLLSGSLSDPIKDVTSPPDPSEFDSTSILGFPSSVIAEQLTRIETELFLKLVPHHCLGSLWSQRDKKGKEGACWSVRATIKQFNRLANAVTASCVWNTGLKSQQRARLLEKWISVAEACRTRKNFSSLYAILSALQSNPIHRLRKTWQDTDREALRRYEELSDIFSEKDNYSQSRELLKEEGTSKFANHDTKNNNRRFTGSCAQGTVPYLGIFLRDLTMLDTAVKDRLENDYINFDKRRREFEVIAQIRLLQSSCKNSIFRTDGTFVQWYHSVPTLREEESYKLSNQIEAMGEPSPGRGLNPTVIVTQCPEVNNTTHRKRLLRHVIS; this comes from the exons ATGCTCCCCCGTAGTATGAAAACATCTGGTGTAGAGCTGCCTGGTGTGGGTTCGAGAGATGTGCCCCTTATTGGATATCGGCCCCTACAGCCAGGGGCCGACGCCCCTTCTGATCAGCTGTGGAAGGTGAATGAAAACAGGGGGGCGGATCCCACACAG GGGGAGCCAACCCCAATGAAGACCACCTGGTATTGTCCACTAGACCTG TCCTCTATGTCCGAACTGGAGGAAGACGGTATCATCTACACTGTCTTGGTGAAACATGGCCCTCCCACATGCCCGCAG TCCACAGCAAACCGCTCCCAGAACGTCAAAGCAGGGACGGAGGAAAAGCTCGTCCTGCATCTTCTTCACTCCTTCTCCATGGGTGACTCCTCCTTCATTACCATCTTCCTCTCCACCTATCGCACCTTTACTTCCACCCAGAGAGTGCTGGACATCCTGATTGACAG ATTGGAAAATCCTCCTGGAGAGAGTAAAAGTAACACTCGTCAGACGTTCAACAA GTCGGTGTGTACAGTGTTCAGCATGTGGTTGAGTGACTACCCCGAGGATTTCTGCTCTCTGAGCGATCCACCTTGCCTGTTGCGGTTGGCCCGGCTCCTTCCAACAGACACCCCAGGAGCTGAAATCAAAGGCCGCTTGCTGAGGATAGCTGAGGAGCTGAGTGAGAGAACGCTGCTGTCTGGCTCTCTTTCAG ATCCTATCAAAGATGTGACCTCCCCTCCTGATCCCTCTGAGTTTGATTCCACCAGCATCCTCGGATTTCCATCAAGTGTGATCGCAGAACAGCTCACCAGGATTGAGACA GAGCTGTTTCTGAAGTTGGTGCCCCACCACTGTCTGGGCTCTCTTTGGTCTCAAAGAGATAAGAAGGGAAAGGAAGGAGCATGCTGGTCGGTCAGAGCCACTATTAAGCAGTTCAATCGTTTAGCTAACGCCGTCACAGCCTCGTGTGTGTGGAACACGGGTCTAAAGAGCCAACAGAGGGCACGACTGCTGGAGAAATGGATCAGTGTTGCAGAG GCCTGCAGAACAAGGAAGAACTTCTCTTCACTGTATGCGATTCTATCAGCTCTGCAGAGTAACCCCATCCACAGACTCAGAAAGACCTGGCAGGATACAGACAG AGAAGCTTTACGGAGGTATGAAGAACTTTCTGATATCTTTTCTGAGAAAGACAACTACTCCCAGAGCCGCGAGCTACTCAAGGAG GAGGGGACTTCCAAATTTGCAAACCATGACActaaaaataataacagaagatTCACTGGG TCCTGTGCTCAAGGCACTGTGCCATACCTGGGCATCTTCCTCAGAGATCTCACAATGCTGGACACTGCAGTCAAAGACAGACTTGAG AATGACTACATTAACTTTGATAAAAGACGACGG GAGTTTGAGGTTATTGCTCAAATTCGGCTCCTTCAGTCCTCGTGTAAAAACAGCATTTTCAGGACGGACGGGACGTTTGTTCAGTGGTATCACAGCGTACCCACTCTGCGTGAAGAGGAAAG TTACAAGCTGTCCAATCAAATTGAAGCAATGGGTGAGCCGAGTCCTGGGCGTGGCCTGAACCCCACAGTGATCGTCACACAGTGTCCAGA
- the LOC127453104 gene encoding ral guanine nucleotide dissociation stimulator-like 2 isoform X3, with protein MKRPEGDGVFQQTLRISRKLADLCLSGLVELKGEPTPMKTTWYCPLDLSSMSELEEDGIIYTVLVKHGPPTCPQSTANRSQNVKAGTEEKLVLHLLHSFSMGDSSFITIFLSTYRTFTSTQRVLDILIDRLENPPGESKSNTRQTFNKSVCTVFSMWLSDYPEDFCSLSDPPCLLRLARLLPTDTPGAEIKGRLLRIAEELSERTLLSGSLSDPIKDVTSPPDPSEFDSTSILGFPSSVIAEQLTRIETELFLKLVPHHCLGSLWSQRDKKGKEGACWSVRATIKQFNRLANAVTASCVWNTGLKSQQRARLLEKWISVAEACRTRKNFSSLYAILSALQSNPIHRLRKTWQDTDREALRRYEELSDIFSEKDNYSQSRELLKEEGTSKFANHDTKNNNRRFTGSCAQGTVPYLGIFLRDLTMLDTAVKDRLENDYINFDKRRREFEVIAQIRLLQSSCKNSIFRTDGTFVQWYHSVPTLREEESYKLSNQIEAMGEPSPGRGLNPTVIVTQCPDALSAVAHTAIDADSIFDFPSPVNHLLSKLCKHVKSPSVSCLDVDSSPPPTNDGTPSVLTTPTTPVKSHRRSISCGNNPTNNKPEAGPDIRIIRIRMDLQDGNLYRSILVTSNDKTPTVISSALEKHNQNAKEASKYELIQLLPDGKELIIPPTGNVFYAMSSASVDFLLKRRGGNTPTGSPSLGNETSATFPRIKAKGRRLVRTLF; from the exons ATGAAAAGGCCTGAAGGAGATGGTGTTTTCCAGCAAACTCTAAGGATTTCCAGGAAGTTAGCAGATCTCTGCCTGTCTGGACTCGTTGAATTGAAG GGGGAGCCAACCCCAATGAAGACCACCTGGTATTGTCCACTAGACCTG TCCTCTATGTCCGAACTGGAGGAAGACGGTATCATCTACACTGTCTTGGTGAAACATGGCCCTCCCACATGCCCGCAG TCCACAGCAAACCGCTCCCAGAACGTCAAAGCAGGGACGGAGGAAAAGCTCGTCCTGCATCTTCTTCACTCCTTCTCCATGGGTGACTCCTCCTTCATTACCATCTTCCTCTCCACCTATCGCACCTTTACTTCCACCCAGAGAGTGCTGGACATCCTGATTGACAG ATTGGAAAATCCTCCTGGAGAGAGTAAAAGTAACACTCGTCAGACGTTCAACAA GTCGGTGTGTACAGTGTTCAGCATGTGGTTGAGTGACTACCCCGAGGATTTCTGCTCTCTGAGCGATCCACCTTGCCTGTTGCGGTTGGCCCGGCTCCTTCCAACAGACACCCCAGGAGCTGAAATCAAAGGCCGCTTGCTGAGGATAGCTGAGGAGCTGAGTGAGAGAACGCTGCTGTCTGGCTCTCTTTCAG ATCCTATCAAAGATGTGACCTCCCCTCCTGATCCCTCTGAGTTTGATTCCACCAGCATCCTCGGATTTCCATCAAGTGTGATCGCAGAACAGCTCACCAGGATTGAGACA GAGCTGTTTCTGAAGTTGGTGCCCCACCACTGTCTGGGCTCTCTTTGGTCTCAAAGAGATAAGAAGGGAAAGGAAGGAGCATGCTGGTCGGTCAGAGCCACTATTAAGCAGTTCAATCGTTTAGCTAACGCCGTCACAGCCTCGTGTGTGTGGAACACGGGTCTAAAGAGCCAACAGAGGGCACGACTGCTGGAGAAATGGATCAGTGTTGCAGAG GCCTGCAGAACAAGGAAGAACTTCTCTTCACTGTATGCGATTCTATCAGCTCTGCAGAGTAACCCCATCCACAGACTCAGAAAGACCTGGCAGGATACAGACAG AGAAGCTTTACGGAGGTATGAAGAACTTTCTGATATCTTTTCTGAGAAAGACAACTACTCCCAGAGCCGCGAGCTACTCAAGGAG GAGGGGACTTCCAAATTTGCAAACCATGACActaaaaataataacagaagatTCACTGGG TCCTGTGCTCAAGGCACTGTGCCATACCTGGGCATCTTCCTCAGAGATCTCACAATGCTGGACACTGCAGTCAAAGACAGACTTGAG AATGACTACATTAACTTTGATAAAAGACGACGG GAGTTTGAGGTTATTGCTCAAATTCGGCTCCTTCAGTCCTCGTGTAAAAACAGCATTTTCAGGACGGACGGGACGTTTGTTCAGTGGTATCACAGCGTACCCACTCTGCGTGAAGAGGAAAG TTACAAGCTGTCCAATCAAATTGAAGCAATGGGTGAGCCGAGTCCTGGGCGTGGCCTGAACCCCACAGTGATCGTCACACAGTGTCCAGA CGCTCTCTCTGCAGTGGCACACACGGCAATAGATGCTGATAGTATATTTGACTTCCCTTCTCCTGTCAATCACCTGCTCTCAAAGCTTTGCAAG CATGTGAAATCCCCCTCCGTTTCATGTCTGGATGTTGATTCGTCGCCACCACCAACCAATGATGGCACACCCTCTGTACTAACCACGCCCACTACACCTGTCAAATCACATCGCCGGTCTATCTCCTGTGGCAACAACCCCACCAATAACAAACCAGAGGCGGGACCTGATATTAGAATCATCAGGATACGGATGGATTTACAAGATGGCAACTTATATCGAAGCATTCTG GTGACTAGTAATGATAAAACACCTACTGTTATCAGTTCTGCATTAGAGAAGCACAACCAGAATGCAAAAGAAGCCTCCAAATATGAGCTGATACAACTGCTGCCGGATGGGAAAG